One stretch of Zingiber officinale cultivar Zhangliang chromosome 6B, Zo_v1.1, whole genome shotgun sequence DNA includes these proteins:
- the LOC121992382 gene encoding protein PLASTID TRANSCRIPTIONALLY ACTIVE 10-like isoform X3, with protein sequence MHCFKLLPLLPPPPPLHRRPFHLSRTCTLLTYPLPLFPFPRLLPLSRSSASPYAADEVPVGDDDESFLNSFRPREKESEEEARRRNWIERDWAPWEEILTPEADFARKSLNEGEEVPLQSPEAIEAFRMLTPSYRRKKIEESGLSEEEFVTRQFGYKGEIPDPIETLWADPLVVRMMPPRDWPPPGWEVDPEELEFIREAHKLQAERVDLEAEVRTDTDQMCLERYTVFLKQYKEWVAANRDRLEQESYKYDQDYYPGRRKRGKKYKDDMLELPFIYAGQICRGKVVTLHLHQGAFVDIGCVHDGWVPIKGNDWYWIRHHIKVGMHVFVEVLAKRDPYRFRFPIELRFVNPNIDHLIFKRFDYPPIFHREGDTNPEQLWHEIGRPPIPRKRPSVKPEHQSLLSDHPYVDKLWQLHNCEQMILDHEEENPDKFKDKTYESTVPDVPFDEENSVQYTQAYYKEALLPKVILNTNIKELDLAAARAERQCK encoded by the exons ATGCACTGCTTCAAGCTCCTCCCCCTCCTCCCTCCACCTCCGCCCCTCCACCGCCGTCCATTCCACCTCAGTCGTACCTGCACCCTTCTCACCTATCCCCTTCCCCTCTTCCCCTTCCCCCGCCTCCTCCCTCTTTCACGCTCCTCCGCCTCCCCATATGCAGCCGATGAGGTCCCCGTAGGCGACGACGATGAATCCTTCCTCAACTCCTTCCGTCCCCGTGAGAAGGAGAGCGAGGAGGAAGCCCGCCGCCGCAACTGGATCGAGCGCGACTGGGCCCCGTGGGAGGAGATCCTAACCCCGGAGGCCGACTTCGCCCGCAAGAGTCTCAACGAGGGGGAGGAGGTCCCCCTCCAGTCGCCAGAGGCTATCGAGGCGTTCCGGATGCTGACTCCTTCCTACCGACGCAAGAAGATCGAGGAGAGCGGCCTCTCGGAGGAGGAGTTCGTCACTCGGCAGTTCGGTTACAAGGGGGAGATCCCAGATCCGATCGAGACGCTCTGGGCGGATCCTCTCGTCGTGCGAATGATGCCTCCGAGGGACTGGCCGCCACCGGGCTGGGAGGTAGACCCCGAGGAGCTGGAGTTTATCAGGGAGGCACACAAGTTACAGGCGGAGAGAGTAGATTTGGAGGCGGAAGTCAGGACCGACACGGACCAGATGTGCCTTGAGAGGTACACGGTCTTCCTGAAGCAGTACAAGGAGTGGGTGGCTGCCAATCGAGACCGGCTGGAACAGGAGTCTTACAAG TATGACCAAGATTATTATCCTGGTAGGAGAAAAAGGGGCAAAAAATACAAAGATGATATG CTTGAACTTCCATTTATATATGCAGGACAG ATATGTCGAGGTAAAGTTGTCACTCTACACCTTCACCAGGGAGCCTTTGTTGACATAGGATGTGTCCATGAcgg GTGGGTTCCTATAAAAGGAAATGATTGGTATTGGATTCGCCATCATATCAAAGTTGGTATGCATGTCTTTGTGGAAGTTTTG GCTAAAAGAGATCCATATCGTTTCCGATTCCCTATTGAATTGCGCTTTGTAAATCCTAACATAGATCACCTTAT ATTTAAGAGATTTGACTATCCACCAATATTCCACAGAGAGGGGGATACAAATCCTGAACAATTATGG CATGAAATTGGAAGACCACCTATTCCTAGGAAAAGGCCTTCAGTCAAACCAGAACATCAATCATTGTTATCAGATCACCCATATGTTGATAAG TTATGGCAGCTGCATAATTGTGAGCAAATGATTCTGGATCATGAAGAGGAAAATCCTGATAAATTTAAGGACAAGACTTATGAGTCGACTGTCCCTGATGTGCCATTCGACGAAGAAAACagtgttcaatatacacaagcaTACTATAAGGAAGCTTTACTACCTAAAGTAATTCTG AATACAAATATCAAAGAACTAGATCTTGCTGCTGCCCGTGCAGAACGTCAG TGCAAATGA
- the LOC121992382 gene encoding protein PLASTID TRANSCRIPTIONALLY ACTIVE 10-like isoform X1, whose protein sequence is MHCFKLLPLLPPPPPLHRRPFHLSRTCTLLTYPLPLFPFPRLLPLSRSSASPYAADEVPVGDDDESFLNSFRPREKESEEEARRRNWIERDWAPWEEILTPEADFARKSLNEGEEVPLQSPEAIEAFRMLTPSYRRKKIEESGLSEEEFVTRQFGYKGEIPDPIETLWADPLVVRMMPPRDWPPPGWEVDPEELEFIREAHKLQAERVDLEAEVRTDTDQMCLERYTVFLKQYKEWVAANRDRLEQESYKYDQDYYPGRRKRGKKYKDDMLELPFIYAGQICRGKVVTLHLHQGAFVDIGCVHDGWVPIKGNDWYWIRHHIKVGMHVFVEVLAKRDPYRFRFPIELRFVNPNIDHLIFKRFDYPPIFHREGDTNPEQLWHEIGRPPIPRKRPSVKPEHQSLLSDHPYVDKLWQLHNCEQMILDHEEENPDKFKDKTYESTVPDVPFDEENSVQYTQAYYKEALLPKVILNTNIKELDLAAARAERQLNNKLKKEAEARGEEYEYSKMRRNVEMDEYDLMHWRRSLEEREALIRDISCRKALGLPVEEPGRYLDDKNIFGDQYDPTNPLYRYDYWGEPKNSEKSKEERIVEEHNKSIVGRGTVWYEMSYEEAIEQRMRREARSKATVKKVEDEEYEDEDDDGIDFDYSIFEDSSHSFSANKPIVNGTESPSMSDEGMFED, encoded by the exons ATGCACTGCTTCAAGCTCCTCCCCCTCCTCCCTCCACCTCCGCCCCTCCACCGCCGTCCATTCCACCTCAGTCGTACCTGCACCCTTCTCACCTATCCCCTTCCCCTCTTCCCCTTCCCCCGCCTCCTCCCTCTTTCACGCTCCTCCGCCTCCCCATATGCAGCCGATGAGGTCCCCGTAGGCGACGACGATGAATCCTTCCTCAACTCCTTCCGTCCCCGTGAGAAGGAGAGCGAGGAGGAAGCCCGCCGCCGCAACTGGATCGAGCGCGACTGGGCCCCGTGGGAGGAGATCCTAACCCCGGAGGCCGACTTCGCCCGCAAGAGTCTCAACGAGGGGGAGGAGGTCCCCCTCCAGTCGCCAGAGGCTATCGAGGCGTTCCGGATGCTGACTCCTTCCTACCGACGCAAGAAGATCGAGGAGAGCGGCCTCTCGGAGGAGGAGTTCGTCACTCGGCAGTTCGGTTACAAGGGGGAGATCCCAGATCCGATCGAGACGCTCTGGGCGGATCCTCTCGTCGTGCGAATGATGCCTCCGAGGGACTGGCCGCCACCGGGCTGGGAGGTAGACCCCGAGGAGCTGGAGTTTATCAGGGAGGCACACAAGTTACAGGCGGAGAGAGTAGATTTGGAGGCGGAAGTCAGGACCGACACGGACCAGATGTGCCTTGAGAGGTACACGGTCTTCCTGAAGCAGTACAAGGAGTGGGTGGCTGCCAATCGAGACCGGCTGGAACAGGAGTCTTACAAG TATGACCAAGATTATTATCCTGGTAGGAGAAAAAGGGGCAAAAAATACAAAGATGATATG CTTGAACTTCCATTTATATATGCAGGACAG ATATGTCGAGGTAAAGTTGTCACTCTACACCTTCACCAGGGAGCCTTTGTTGACATAGGATGTGTCCATGAcgg GTGGGTTCCTATAAAAGGAAATGATTGGTATTGGATTCGCCATCATATCAAAGTTGGTATGCATGTCTTTGTGGAAGTTTTG GCTAAAAGAGATCCATATCGTTTCCGATTCCCTATTGAATTGCGCTTTGTAAATCCTAACATAGATCACCTTAT ATTTAAGAGATTTGACTATCCACCAATATTCCACAGAGAGGGGGATACAAATCCTGAACAATTATGG CATGAAATTGGAAGACCACCTATTCCTAGGAAAAGGCCTTCAGTCAAACCAGAACATCAATCATTGTTATCAGATCACCCATATGTTGATAAG TTATGGCAGCTGCATAATTGTGAGCAAATGATTCTGGATCATGAAGAGGAAAATCCTGATAAATTTAAGGACAAGACTTATGAGTCGACTGTCCCTGATGTGCCATTCGACGAAGAAAACagtgttcaatatacacaagcaTACTATAAGGAAGCTTTACTACCTAAAGTAATTCTG AATACAAATATCAAAGAACTAGATCTTGCTGCTGCCCGTGCAGAACGTCAG CTTAACAACAAATTGAAGAAAGAAGCAGAAGCTAGAGGAGAAGAGTATGAGTATTCAAAGATGAGAAGAAATGTGGAGATGGATGAGTATGATCTTATGCATTGGCGTAGATCACTAGAAGAAAGGGAAGCCCTTATCAGAGATATCAGTTG CCGGAAAGCTCTTGGCCTCCCAGTGGAGGAGCCTGGAAGATACTTAGAtgacaaaaatatttttggagaTCAGTACGACCCGACAAACCCCTTGTATCGGTATGACTATTGGGGGGAACCTAAGAACTCTGAGAAGAGCAAGGAGGAGAGGATTGTAGAAGAACACAACAAATCCATTGTTGGGAGAGGTACTGTTTGGTACGAGATGTCCTATGAGGAAGCCATTGAACAGAGGATGCGTCGGGAAGCACGTTCCAAGGCTACAGTTAAAAAAGTTGAGGATGAGGAGTATGAGGATGAAGATGACGACGGTATAGATTTCGACTATAGCATTTTTGAAGACTCTAGTCATTCATTTTCTGCAAACAAGCCTATTGTAAATGGTACCGAATCTCCCAGCATGTCAGACGAAGGCATGTTTGAGGACTAA
- the LOC121992382 gene encoding protein PLASTID TRANSCRIPTIONALLY ACTIVE 10-like isoform X2, translating to MHCFKLLPLLPPPPPLHRRPFHLSRTCTLLTYPLPLFPFPRLLPLSRSSASPYAADEVPVGDDDESFLNSFRPREKESEEEARRRNWIERDWAPWEEILTPEADFARKSLNEGEEVPLQSPEAIEAFRMLTPSYRRKKIEESGLSEEEFVTRQFGYKGEIPDPIETLWADPLVVRMMPPRDWPPPGWEVDPEELEFIREAHKLQAERVDLEAEVRTDTDQMCLERYTVFLKQYKEWVAANRDRLEQESYKYDQDYYPGRRKRGKKYKDDMLELPFIYAGQICRGKVVTLHLHQGAFVDIGCVHDGWVPIKGNDWYWIRHHIKVGMHVFVEVLAKRDPYRFRFPIELRFVNPNIDHLIFKRFDYPPIFHREGDTNPEQLWHEIGRPPIPRKRPSVKPEHQSLLSDHPYVDKLWQLHNCEQMILDHEEENPDKFKDKTYESTVPDVPFDEENSVQYTQAYYKEALLPKVILNTNIKELDLAAARAERQLNNKLKKEAEARGEEYEYSKMRRNVEMDEYDLMHWRRSLEEREALIRDISCFILKQYNLGA from the exons ATGCACTGCTTCAAGCTCCTCCCCCTCCTCCCTCCACCTCCGCCCCTCCACCGCCGTCCATTCCACCTCAGTCGTACCTGCACCCTTCTCACCTATCCCCTTCCCCTCTTCCCCTTCCCCCGCCTCCTCCCTCTTTCACGCTCCTCCGCCTCCCCATATGCAGCCGATGAGGTCCCCGTAGGCGACGACGATGAATCCTTCCTCAACTCCTTCCGTCCCCGTGAGAAGGAGAGCGAGGAGGAAGCCCGCCGCCGCAACTGGATCGAGCGCGACTGGGCCCCGTGGGAGGAGATCCTAACCCCGGAGGCCGACTTCGCCCGCAAGAGTCTCAACGAGGGGGAGGAGGTCCCCCTCCAGTCGCCAGAGGCTATCGAGGCGTTCCGGATGCTGACTCCTTCCTACCGACGCAAGAAGATCGAGGAGAGCGGCCTCTCGGAGGAGGAGTTCGTCACTCGGCAGTTCGGTTACAAGGGGGAGATCCCAGATCCGATCGAGACGCTCTGGGCGGATCCTCTCGTCGTGCGAATGATGCCTCCGAGGGACTGGCCGCCACCGGGCTGGGAGGTAGACCCCGAGGAGCTGGAGTTTATCAGGGAGGCACACAAGTTACAGGCGGAGAGAGTAGATTTGGAGGCGGAAGTCAGGACCGACACGGACCAGATGTGCCTTGAGAGGTACACGGTCTTCCTGAAGCAGTACAAGGAGTGGGTGGCTGCCAATCGAGACCGGCTGGAACAGGAGTCTTACAAG TATGACCAAGATTATTATCCTGGTAGGAGAAAAAGGGGCAAAAAATACAAAGATGATATG CTTGAACTTCCATTTATATATGCAGGACAG ATATGTCGAGGTAAAGTTGTCACTCTACACCTTCACCAGGGAGCCTTTGTTGACATAGGATGTGTCCATGAcgg GTGGGTTCCTATAAAAGGAAATGATTGGTATTGGATTCGCCATCATATCAAAGTTGGTATGCATGTCTTTGTGGAAGTTTTG GCTAAAAGAGATCCATATCGTTTCCGATTCCCTATTGAATTGCGCTTTGTAAATCCTAACATAGATCACCTTAT ATTTAAGAGATTTGACTATCCACCAATATTCCACAGAGAGGGGGATACAAATCCTGAACAATTATGG CATGAAATTGGAAGACCACCTATTCCTAGGAAAAGGCCTTCAGTCAAACCAGAACATCAATCATTGTTATCAGATCACCCATATGTTGATAAG TTATGGCAGCTGCATAATTGTGAGCAAATGATTCTGGATCATGAAGAGGAAAATCCTGATAAATTTAAGGACAAGACTTATGAGTCGACTGTCCCTGATGTGCCATTCGACGAAGAAAACagtgttcaatatacacaagcaTACTATAAGGAAGCTTTACTACCTAAAGTAATTCTG AATACAAATATCAAAGAACTAGATCTTGCTGCTGCCCGTGCAGAACGTCAG CTTAACAACAAATTGAAGAAAGAAGCAGAAGCTAGAGGAGAAGAGTATGAGTATTCAAAGATGAGAAGAAATGTGGAGATGGATGAGTATGATCTTATGCATTGGCGTAGATCACTAGAAGAAAGGGAAGCCCTTATCAGAGATATCAGTTG TTTCATCCTAAAACAGTACAATCTTGGTGCTTAA